In one window of Coralliovum pocilloporae DNA:
- a CDS encoding NADP-dependent malic enzyme has translation MSRKNDASDGQVSVTDQEALRFHQQGQPGKIEINPTKPMATQRDLSLAYSPGVAAPVLAIAEDPSRAFDYTSRGNMVAVISNGSAILGLGNLGALASKPVMEGKAVLFKRFADVDAIDLEVDTQDVDEFINAVRYLGVTFGGINLEDIKGPDCFIIEQRLRELMDIPVFHDDQHGTAIIVAAGLINALHLTGRNIKTTKIVCNGAGAAGIACIELVKAMGVPHNNVILCDTKGPIYAGRDFGMNQWKAAHAVETDARSLEEAMDGADVFFGVSVKGALTQDMVASMADNPIIFAMANPDPEITPEEVADVRDDAIMATGRSDYPNQINNVLGFPYIFRGALDVQASAINDQMKIAAAHALANLAREDVPDEVASAYRGNRPKFGPNYIIPVPFDPRLISAVPPAVAQAAMESGVAKRPLMDLELYSHQLSARRDPVAGTLHRISTRVRRNPKRVVFAEGEEEQVIRAAASFVNQGLGTAILVGRDHEIRATADRAGIELNENIVLMNSQSSSRTEDYAEYLYRRLQRKGHLFRDCQRLAKHDRNYFAGSMVALGDADAVVSGVTRNYSVVLEDMKTVIDPKPGQRVIGVSLALCRGRTVLIADTAVHDMPTAEELADIAEEAAAVARRLGHEPRVALLAYSTFGHPPGERSNKLREAVEILDSRRVDFEYDGEMAADVALNKELMAAYPFCRLSGPANVLVMPAFHSASIATKMLQELGGSTVIGPLLVGFEKSVQIVTLGAKDSDIVNMAALAAYNVGG, from the coding sequence ATGTCTCGAAAGAATGACGCCTCTGACGGCCAGGTTTCGGTTACGGATCAGGAAGCGCTGCGATTTCATCAGCAGGGACAGCCTGGAAAGATTGAAATCAACCCGACAAAGCCCATGGCCACCCAGCGCGATCTGTCGCTGGCCTATTCTCCGGGCGTGGCGGCACCGGTGCTGGCGATTGCTGAAGACCCGAGCCGTGCCTTTGACTATACATCGCGTGGCAACATGGTTGCCGTCATTTCAAACGGCTCAGCCATTCTTGGTCTTGGCAATCTCGGTGCGCTGGCATCAAAGCCGGTGATGGAGGGAAAAGCTGTTCTCTTCAAGCGGTTTGCCGATGTGGATGCCATTGATCTTGAGGTTGATACTCAGGATGTGGATGAATTCATCAATGCGGTGCGCTATCTCGGCGTCACATTTGGCGGCATCAATCTTGAGGATATCAAGGGGCCGGACTGTTTCATCATTGAGCAGAGACTGCGGGAGCTGATGGATATCCCGGTCTTCCATGATGATCAGCATGGAACGGCCATCATTGTGGCGGCCGGTCTCATCAACGCGCTTCATCTGACCGGCCGGAATATCAAGACAACGAAGATCGTCTGTAACGGTGCTGGTGCGGCTGGTATTGCCTGTATCGAACTGGTCAAGGCCATGGGTGTGCCCCATAACAATGTCATCCTCTGCGACACCAAGGGGCCGATTTATGCGGGTCGCGATTTCGGCATGAACCAGTGGAAAGCCGCTCACGCAGTTGAAACGGATGCACGCAGCCTGGAAGAGGCCATGGATGGGGCCGATGTTTTCTTCGGAGTGTCGGTCAAGGGTGCTCTGACGCAGGATATGGTCGCCTCCATGGCGGATAACCCGATCATCTTTGCCATGGCCAATCCGGACCCGGAAATCACCCCGGAGGAAGTTGCGGACGTTCGGGATGATGCCATCATGGCGACAGGGCGCTCGGATTATCCGAACCAGATCAACAATGTGCTTGGGTTTCCCTATATTTTCCGCGGAGCACTGGATGTCCAGGCGTCCGCCATCAACGACCAGATGAAGATTGCGGCAGCCCATGCCCTGGCCAATCTTGCCCGGGAAGATGTTCCCGATGAGGTGGCCAGTGCCTATCGCGGCAACAGGCCGAAATTCGGCCCGAACTACATCATTCCCGTGCCGTTTGATCCACGTCTCATCAGTGCGGTTCCGCCCGCTGTTGCTCAGGCAGCGATGGAATCAGGCGTTGCCAAGCGTCCGTTGATGGACCTGGAGCTTTACTCCCATCAGCTTTCTGCCCGCCGGGATCCGGTCGCAGGAACCCTGCATAGAATCTCCACCCGGGTCCGGCGCAATCCGAAGCGGGTTGTCTTCGCTGAGGGAGAAGAAGAGCAGGTCATCCGCGCTGCAGCGTCCTTCGTCAATCAGGGGCTTGGAACCGCAATCCTTGTCGGGCGGGATCACGAAATCCGGGCGACGGCGGACCGTGCCGGTATCGAGCTGAACGAGAATATCGTGCTGATGAATTCGCAGAGCTCATCCAGAACCGAGGATTATGCGGAATATCTTTACAGGCGCCTGCAGCGTAAGGGTCATCTGTTCCGGGACTGCCAGCGCCTTGCAAAGCATGATCGCAATTATTTTGCCGGCAGTATGGTGGCTTTGGGAGATGCTGACGCGGTTGTCAGCGGCGTGACGCGGAACTACTCCGTCGTGCTGGAAGACATGAAAACCGTGATTGATCCCAAGCCCGGCCAGCGTGTCATTGGTGTTTCACTGGCTTTGTGCCGGGGGCGAACGGTTCTGATCGCCGATACTGCCGTGCATGATATGCCGACAGCGGAAGAGCTCGCGGATATTGCTGAAGAGGCGGCTGCCGTGGCCCGTCGTCTTGGGCATGAACCGCGTGTTGCCCTGTTGGCCTATTCCACCTTTGGTCATCCACCGGGAGAGCGGTCCAACAAGCTCCGGGAAGCGGTGGAAATTCTGGATTCGCGTCGGGTTGACTTTGAGTATGACGGCGAGATGGCGGCTGATGTGGCTCTGAACAAGGAGTTGATGGCAGCCTATCCGTTCTGTCGCCTCTCAGGTCCGGCCAATGTTCTGGTCATGCCAGCCTTCCACTCTGCGTCAATTGCCACCAAAATGCTGCAGGAGCTGGGTGGCTCAACGGTTATTGGTCCGCTGCTGGTGGGCTTTGAGAAGTCTGTCCAGATTGTCACGCTCGGTGCAAAGGATTCCGATATCGTCAATATGGCCGCGCTGGCTGCCTACAATGTAGGTGGATAG
- a CDS encoding GNAT family N-acetyltransferase has translation MRPQRLSTTRLVKRFTPLASNVIPLPRRGEIASQGDTLGRIGSLEVRLARTPREIRKAQRLRYRVFYEEMSAKPNKMTRATRRDADKFDAICDHLLVIDHEPVSGRFRRKKPQIVGTYRLLRQDVAELNHGFYTTDEYDISGLIEQNPDKTFLELGRSCVLKSYRSKRTVELLWQGIWSYICMHNIDVLFGCASIEGTDPQELAEQLSFIHHSASAPDTWSARAVQSRYVHMNRMPLEAVDQKAVLRQLPPLIKGYMRLGAYVGDGAVIDYQFGTTDVFIVIPISQIDDRYVNYYSGQTRRRAN, from the coding sequence ATGCGCCCTCAGAGATTGTCAACCACGCGTCTGGTCAAGCGGTTCACCCCACTCGCCAGTAACGTCATCCCCTTGCCGCGCCGGGGAGAGATTGCAAGCCAGGGTGATACGCTGGGACGAATCGGATCTCTGGAAGTCCGGCTTGCCCGCACACCAAGAGAGATCCGCAAGGCTCAGCGCCTGCGCTATCGGGTTTTCTATGAAGAGATGTCGGCCAAACCGAACAAGATGACCCGGGCAACCCGGCGTGATGCCGACAAGTTCGATGCTATCTGTGATCATCTGCTGGTTATTGATCATGAGCCGGTTTCAGGTCGTTTCCGCCGCAAGAAACCGCAGATTGTCGGCACTTACCGCTTGTTGCGGCAGGATGTTGCTGAGCTCAACCACGGTTTTTATACAACAGATGAATATGACATCAGCGGTCTGATAGAACAGAACCCGGACAAGACCTTTCTTGAGCTTGGCCGATCCTGCGTTCTGAAATCTTATCGCAGCAAGAGAACGGTCGAGCTACTCTGGCAGGGCATTTGGTCCTATATCTGCATGCACAATATTGATGTTCTGTTTGGCTGTGCCAGTATTGAAGGCACGGACCCTCAGGAACTGGCGGAACAGCTGAGTTTCATTCACCACAGCGCATCAGCGCCGGACACCTGGTCTGCCCGCGCCGTGCAGAGCCGTTATGTTCACATGAACCGCATGCCGCTGGAAGCGGTTGATCAGAAAGCCGTGCTCAGACAGTTGCCGCCGCTGATCAAGGGTTACATGCGCCTCGGTGCCTATGTGGGAGATGGTGCCGTAATTGATTACCAGTTCGGGACCACCGATGTGTTTATCGTTATCCCGATCAGCCAGATTGATGACCGCTACGTCAATTATTACAGCGGTCAGACCCGGCGTCGCGCGAACTGA
- a CDS encoding ATP-binding protein encodes MRERLIHKGTGPDSAERPSPPPVFARPASKTLRRRKTSYPSRQTRAVVLLCAGLANLGIALLFVLLGHYGFALVPSAFGSLCLGLLLGTPDGSGQQRLFKTSTSLSSNGSALAVRASADQSEQLQDEIWELRDTLQHYRALIDQSGDVVLERDSNDRITYMNPSASRLLAGNPHIRIGNTLDLDHLTESYNTISVNGEGDIDLQLQTVSGPCWFSWRDITIRDEANRVTSTLTLAQDISNRKAHETALTDAKIAAEDANSAKSRFLATVSHEIRTPLNGILGMTGLLMDTELSPEQRNYADIAQSSGLALLELINDLLDISRIEAGRLDLSSEPTDIRDLVEKLAELFAPKAYAKSLDLAIQLDPALPSNIMLDGSRLRQVLLNLIGNAVKFTETGGVRVSISSEPDKEDGHYHLTFSVEDTGPGIAVEPVEAVFDEFTQADEGPTRLHGGSGLGLSISQRIVHLMGSHIDVETGTSGSRFHFVLSVKADPASVTESSSDPGHCLIIWDSPLEAPALKTDLEALGHHVTIASDLKDIRFDDKFKPDLLLYADTGEQNPETVSTRFREISLPDIPRAVILTHDGRNRLNDWQAQGLDAFLVRPIRSATLKRLLDQLLDPDDHTTPLDKAPETILDTDADKPAPVSALKVLVVEDNDVNALLVTTLLQKTGHRPARVADGDAGIMAARERTYDLILMDLHMPRVDGRSALRQIREDEQELGRAPVPVVALTADVLAEDGQNPDDLQFDGFITKPIDPERLQSLLADIASR; translated from the coding sequence TTGAGAGAGCGGCTGATACATAAGGGAACAGGACCGGATTCAGCAGAGCGGCCATCGCCGCCGCCTGTCTTCGCGCGGCCTGCCTCAAAGACATTACGCCGCCGCAAGACATCTTATCCATCCCGGCAGACGCGTGCCGTTGTTCTGCTATGCGCCGGACTTGCCAATCTGGGGATTGCACTTCTGTTTGTCCTGCTGGGTCATTACGGGTTTGCCCTCGTGCCCTCAGCTTTTGGCAGCCTCTGCCTTGGCCTTCTGCTTGGCACCCCGGACGGATCCGGTCAACAGCGGCTCTTCAAGACCTCGACGAGCCTCTCTTCAAACGGTTCAGCCCTTGCTGTCAGGGCTTCAGCGGATCAAAGCGAGCAGCTCCAGGATGAAATCTGGGAACTGCGGGACACCCTTCAACACTACCGCGCCCTGATCGACCAGTCCGGAGATGTGGTTCTGGAGCGGGATTCCAATGATCGCATCACCTATATGAACCCATCGGCCAGCCGCCTTCTTGCGGGCAATCCGCATATCAGGATCGGCAACACACTCGATCTGGATCATCTGACAGAAAGCTACAATACCATTTCGGTCAATGGTGAAGGCGATATTGACCTGCAATTGCAGACGGTGTCAGGTCCCTGCTGGTTCTCCTGGCGTGATATCACCATCCGGGATGAGGCAAACCGTGTCACCTCGACACTGACCCTGGCGCAGGACATTTCCAACCGCAAGGCGCATGAGACGGCCCTGACAGACGCGAAGATCGCGGCTGAGGATGCCAACAGCGCCAAGTCCCGTTTTCTGGCCACGGTCAGTCATGAAATCCGTACGCCACTTAACGGCATTCTGGGCATGACCGGCCTGCTGATGGATACCGAGCTTTCTCCGGAGCAGCGGAATTACGCGGATATTGCCCAGTCTTCCGGCCTGGCTCTTCTTGAACTGATCAACGACCTGCTCGACATCTCACGCATTGAGGCCGGGCGGCTGGATCTGAGTTCAGAGCCCACGGATATTCGGGATCTGGTTGAAAAGCTGGCCGAACTGTTCGCTCCCAAGGCCTATGCAAAATCCCTTGATCTGGCCATACAGCTTGACCCGGCCCTGCCTTCAAACATCATGCTTGACGGTAGCCGCTTGCGGCAGGTTCTTCTCAACCTGATCGGCAATGCGGTCAAATTCACAGAGACCGGTGGCGTCCGGGTGTCCATATCCTCTGAACCGGATAAGGAAGACGGACATTATCACCTGACCTTTTCCGTTGAGGACACAGGGCCCGGCATCGCGGTTGAGCCGGTAGAAGCCGTCTTTGATGAGTTCACCCAGGCAGACGAAGGCCCCACGCGCCTGCATGGCGGCAGCGGCCTTGGGCTTTCAATTTCCCAGCGCATCGTCCACCTGATGGGCAGCCATATTGATGTTGAGACAGGCACATCCGGCAGTCGCTTCCATTTTGTGTTGTCTGTCAAGGCAGACCCCGCCTCTGTAACTGAATCGTCCTCAGATCCGGGTCATTGCCTGATTATCTGGGACAGCCCGCTGGAAGCACCAGCTCTGAAAACCGATCTTGAGGCACTCGGCCATCACGTTACCATCGCGTCCGACCTGAAAGACATCAGGTTTGATGATAAGTTCAAACCGGATCTTCTGCTTTACGCGGATACTGGTGAGCAGAACCCCGAAACTGTATCGACCCGGTTCAGAGAAATATCACTGCCGGATATCCCCCGTGCAGTCATTCTCACCCATGACGGTCGCAACAGGCTGAATGACTGGCAGGCCCAGGGACTGGACGCTTTTCTGGTTCGCCCGATCAGATCGGCAACACTCAAGCGACTGCTCGATCAGCTTCTTGATCCGGATGATCACACGACCCCGCTCGATAAAGCGCCGGAAACGATCCTTGATACTGATGCAGACAAGCCAGCGCCCGTGTCTGCGCTGAAAGTGCTCGTTGTGGAAGACAATGATGTCAACGCGCTTCTGGTCACAACCCTGTTGCAGAAAACAGGCCATCGACCCGCACGGGTTGCCGATGGTGATGCAGGTATCATGGCCGCCCGGGAAAGAACCTACGACCTGATCCTGATGGATCTTCACATGCCCCGAGTGGATGGCAGATCCGCCCTCAGGCAGATCCGGGAAGATGAACAGGAGCTGGGTCGCGCCCCGGTTCCTGTAGTCGCCCTCACAGCAGATGTTCTGGCCGAGGACGGCCAAAACCCTGATGACCTGCAATTCGACGGCTTTATCACCAAGCCTATCGATCCTGAACGCCTGCAGAGCCTTCTTGCCGATATCGCATCCCGTTAA